The following DNA comes from Methanothermus fervidus DSM 2088.
ATCCAATATTTGGCATAATACATGCGATTATGATGTCTTTAATGTTTCTAGCGATAATAAAGCCAAACCTAAGTGTTTTAACATCTTCTATAAATCAAGTAAAGGAGGTAAAAAACCATGATACCTATTTCAAAACCAATGATAGGAGATGAAGAGATCAACGAAGTTATAAACGTGCTAAAGTCAGGGCAAATAGCACAGGGGCCAATGGTAGAAAAATTTGAAAAAAAATTTGCTAAATATGTTGGAACAAAATATGCTGTAGCTACAAGCTCAGGCACGACTGCATTACACTTATCTTTGTTGGCTATAGGAATAAATAAAGGCGATGAAGTTATAACAACTCCATTCACTTTCAGTGCTACTTCAAATTCAATATTATATGTGGGGGCAAAACCTGTTTTTGTTGATATAGATCTTAGAACCTATAACATAGACCCTAACAAGATTGAAGAAGCTATAACTGATAAAACTAAAGCAATAATTCCTGTACATCTTTATGGTCATCCTGCAGACATGGACCCTATATTAGAAATTGCTGAAGAATATTCATTATATGTAATCGAAGACGCTGCTCAGGCACATGGAGCTATTTACAAAGGAAGTAAAGTAGGTACTTTTGGAGATGCCGCATGCTTCAGTTTTTACCCAACTAAAAATATTACAACTGGAGAAGGAGGAATGGTAACTACAAACAATAAAAAACTGGCAGAGAAAATCAAAATACTTAGAAATCATGGAGAAGTAGAAAGATACAATCAAATAATGCTTGGGTATAATTTTAGGATGACTGATGTAGAAGCTGCAATAGGTATACATCAATTAAAAAAATTAGATAAATTTAATGAAATCAGAATTAAAAATGCAAAATATTTAACAGAACATCTGGAAAAATTGGATATAATAACTCCAGAAGAAGTTGGTAATGTTAAGCATGTTTATCATCAATATACAATAAGAGTTCCTAAGAGAGACAGATGGGTTAAATGTTTTGAAAAGGAAGGTATAAATGTTGGAATATATTATCCAAGGCCTGTTTATAAACAAGAATTTTATAGGAAAATGGGTTATAAATGTAAATGTGTAAATGCAGAAAAAGCTTCTAAAGAAGTACTTTCGTTGCCAGTGCACCCTGCTTTAACTGAGAATGATCTTGATAAAATTGTTGAAGTATCTAAGGATTGTAGCAAATTAATTTAATATATCTGATAATATTTTAATCAGCTTGTTACCAGCTTTTTTAACTTCATAAGAAATTTTAGTATCTATATTTAAATTCTTTGGTTGTATTCCAACCAATCCTATCTTATAATTTCCTTGTGATTCTAGATATTTTATTGTATAGGAAAGTGGAATGCTATGTGTAGAAGACATCTCATATTCTGCTATTTCTTTTTTATCAATGAATTCTATTTTACCAGGTTTTTTGCCCATGTTTATAGCATCTATAATAAGTATATGACTAGGATCTTCAATCTTTATTTTCCATGTAAATTTATCAGGGGCTGTTCCAGCATTTAACAAAACAACTTTTTTGTTGTTTGGTAATCTTGAAACAATGTAGGGACCTATACCATCATCTGACCTCAATTCATTTCCAATGCCTAAAATTAATGCTTTTTCATAGTCTTTAAAAAATCTTTTTAATTTTTGCTTTAATTGTATTTAAACCACCACCCATTCTATAAGAAAGAAAAAGTTTTATTGTATCTCCAGCTCTTACTTCCTCATTTTCAACTGGAATAAAAATTGGTGTATTCATCATTGGTGTTGGTCCACAAATTATCTCCTCTGAAATAAGGGTAAAGGTGATTATCTTAATACCTCTCAAAATTCCACTATTTTTTATTTGCAACCTAATAGTATCTTTAAATTTTTCTTTATTTTTATTTAAAAAAAGTATTTCGTTGTATTTTTTAATTTTTCCCAAACTTTTGTATTCCATACCTTTTCTTTCATAAATTATGTGGGGAATGTTTGCATCCACAGGTTCAACACAATTTATGACTCCTAGTGGGATAACATTGCCATTTTCTTTTAGAAATGTTATAGCTTTGTTCATAACTGGAACTTGTTTTTCATCGATTAATGCAGTATCTAACATTTCACAGATAATTGTATCAGCATATTCTGGAA
Coding sequences within:
- a CDS encoding RNA methylase (COGs: COG4076 RNA methylase~KEGG: msi:Msm_0363 RNA methylase~SPTR: A5UK40 Predicted RNA methylase~PFAM: Ribosomal RNA adenine dimethylase), yielding MKKCKFFVTPYHYNLLKDTERLSAFYEAIKKLAKGIVYDLGTGSGIFSYFAAPHAKFIFAIEKNEKIANYAKKNLYNFKNVKVINKDVFEFEFPEYADTIICEMLDTALIDEKQVPVMNKAITFLKENGNVIPLGVINCVEPVDANIPHIIYERKGMEYKSLGKIKKYNEILFLNKNKEKFKDTIRLQIKNSGILRGIKIITFTLISEEIICGPTPMMNTPIFIPVENEEVRAGDTIKLFLSYRMGGGLNTIKAKIKKIF
- a CDS encoding DegT/DnrJ/EryC1/StrS aminotransferase (COGs: COG0399 pyridoxal phosphate-dependent enzyme apparently involved in regulation of cell wall biogenesis~InterPro IPR000653: IPR015424: IPR015421: IPR015422~KEGG: mth:MTH1188 pleiotropic regulatory protein DegT~PFAM: DegT/DnrJ/EryC1/StrS aminotransferase~SPTR: O27256 Pleiotropic regulatory protein DegT~PFAM: DegT/DnrJ/EryC1/StrS aminotransferase family) is translated as MIPISKPMIGDEEINEVINVLKSGQIAQGPMVEKFEKKFAKYVGTKYAVATSSGTTALHLSLLAIGINKGDEVITTPFTFSATSNSILYVGAKPVFVDIDLRTYNIDPNKIEEAITDKTKAIIPVHLYGHPADMDPILEIAEEYSLYVIEDAAQAHGAIYKGSKVGTFGDAACFSFYPTKNITTGEGGMVTTNNKKLAEKIKILRNHGEVERYNQIMLGYNFRMTDVEAAIGIHQLKKLDKFNEIRIKNAKYLTEHLEKLDIITPEEVGNVKHVYHQYTIRVPKRDRWVKCFEKEGINVGIYYPRPVYKQEFYRKMGYKCKCVNAEKASKEVLSLPVHPALTENDLDKIVEVSKDCSKLI
- a CDS encoding hydrogenase maturation protease HycI (COGs: COG0680 Ni Fe-hydrogenase maturation factor~InterPro IPR000671: IPR004420~KEGG: mth:MTH737 coenzyme F420-reducing hydrogenase, delta subunit-like protein~PFAM: peptidase M52 hydrogen uptake protein~SPTR: O26832 Coenzyme F420-reducing hydrogenase, delta subunit homolog~TIGRFAM: hydrogenase maturation protease HycI; hydrogenase maturation protease~PFAM: Hydrogenase maturation protease~TIGRFAM: hydrogenase maturation protease HycI; hydrogenase maturation protease) — translated: MQLKQKLKRFFKDYEKALILGIGNELRSDDGIGPYIVSRLPNNKKVVLLNAGTAPDKFTWKIKIEDPSHILIIDAINMGKKPGKIEFIDKKEIAEYEMSSTHSIPLSYTIKYLESQGNYKIGLVGIQPKNLNIDTKISYEVKKAGNKLIKILSDILN